Proteins encoded in a region of the Paucibacter sediminis genome:
- a CDS encoding major capsid protein, with product MNKRFSLLLAPLALLAAHAHAAVPADVTTAITDMKADGMTVATAVLVAVIAVSAIKFIRRGISG from the coding sequence ATGAACAAGCGTTTCTCCCTCCTCCTGGCCCCTCTGGCTCTGCTGGCTGCTCACGCTCACGCCGCTGTGCCGGCTGATGTGACCACGGCCATTACCGACATGAAGGCTGATGGCATGACGGTCGCCACCGCTGTGCTGGTCGCCGTCATTGCGGTGTCGGCCATCAAGTTCATTCGCCGCGGCATCTCGGGCTAA
- a CDS encoding TatD family hydrolase: protein MYIDSHCHLSFPELKANLPQILAEMQAARVTQAICICTTMEEFPEVRALAHAHPQLFATVGVHPDNEDVHEPSVAELVAGAQDPRVLAIGETGLDYYRLGERTLADMEWQRERFRTHIRAARQAAKPMVIHTRSSAAHTLEILKEEGGEQAGGVFHCFTESLEVAKAAVDLGFYISFSGILTFKNAADLRAVALALPLDHLLIETDSPYLAPMPYRGKTNSPAYVPHVAEHLAAVKGLAVEAVAEACSANTRRLFRLPEA from the coding sequence ATGTACATCGACTCCCATTGCCATCTGAGCTTTCCCGAGCTCAAGGCCAATCTGCCGCAGATCCTGGCCGAGATGCAGGCCGCGCGCGTGACGCAGGCGATCTGCATCTGCACCACCATGGAAGAGTTTCCCGAGGTGCGTGCGCTGGCCCATGCGCACCCGCAGCTCTTCGCCACCGTGGGCGTGCACCCGGACAACGAGGACGTGCACGAGCCCAGCGTGGCCGAGCTGGTGGCGGGCGCGCAGGACCCCAGGGTGCTGGCCATCGGCGAGACCGGCCTGGACTATTACCGCCTGGGCGAGCGCACCCTGGCCGACATGGAATGGCAGCGCGAGCGCTTTCGCACCCATATCCGCGCCGCCCGCCAGGCCGCCAAGCCGATGGTGATCCACACGCGCAGCAGCGCCGCGCACACGCTGGAGATCCTGAAGGAGGAGGGCGGCGAGCAGGCCGGCGGGGTGTTCCATTGCTTCACCGAGAGCCTGGAGGTGGCCAAGGCAGCGGTGGATCTGGGCTTCTATATCTCGTTCTCGGGCATCCTGACCTTCAAGAACGCCGCCGACCTGCGCGCGGTGGCGCTGGCCCTGCCGCTTGACCATCTGCTGATCGAGACCGACAGCCCCTATCTCGCCCCCATGCCCTACCGCGGCAAGACCAACAGCCCGGCCTATGTGCCCCATGTGGCGGAACATCTGGCGGCCGTGAAGGGTCTGGCGGTGGAAGCGGTGGCCGAGGCCTGCAGTGCCAACACCAGGCGGCTGTTCCGCCTGCCCGAGGCCTGA
- a CDS encoding single-stranded DNA-binding protein, protein MIKVTIAQTTVREFKGNSKTTGKPYNLRIQAAYAHTVDKDGNPPPFPEKFEVMLDQDQPAYAVGDYQLHPSSLYIDRDGRLAVSARLAPLKRPAAAA, encoded by the coding sequence ATGATCAAAGTGACCATCGCCCAAACCACCGTTCGTGAGTTTAAGGGCAACAGCAAGACCACCGGCAAGCCTTACAACCTGCGCATCCAGGCGGCTTACGCCCATACCGTGGACAAGGACGGCAACCCGCCCCCCTTCCCGGAAAAGTTCGAGGTGATGCTCGATCAAGACCAGCCCGCGTATGCCGTGGGCGACTACCAGCTGCACCCGTCGAGCCTCTACATCGACCGCGATGGCCGTTTGGCCGTTTCGGCGCGGTTGGCTCCCCTGAAGCGTCCTGCGGCTGCGGCCTGA
- a CDS encoding YgfZ/GcvT domain-containing protein, with protein MSQETIAPLSGAALRLTQFGVIRAAGAEAAKFLHSQLTQDFALLGDGQARLAGYCSAKGRLLATLVGWKSGPEELLLVLPVELLAPTLKRLSMFVMRAKCKLSDATAEFQLWGLAGAPASAWLGAVAPAQTWDLAAFNEGQVLRLPNVAGQAAGQARYLLALPATAPAPALPALSAADWQWLDVQSGLAWVQAATVEQFVPQMLNLELLGGVNFQKGCYPGQEVVARSQYRGTLKRRTFLFETAAPAQVGQEIFHSEDPGQPAGLVAAVAERDGRALLLAETKIAALEGGSLHLGAADGALLEVRPLPYELREPA; from the coding sequence ATGAGCCAAGAAACCATCGCCCCCCTCTCCGGCGCCGCGCTGCGGCTGACCCAATTCGGCGTGATCCGCGCGGCCGGCGCCGAGGCCGCCAAGTTCCTGCACAGCCAGCTGACCCAGGACTTCGCCCTGCTGGGCGACGGCCAGGCCCGCCTGGCCGGCTACTGCTCCGCCAAGGGCCGCCTGCTGGCCACCCTGGTCGGCTGGAAGAGCGGGCCCGAGGAGCTCTTGCTGGTGCTGCCGGTGGAGCTGCTGGCGCCGACGCTCAAGCGTTTGAGCATGTTCGTGATGCGCGCCAAGTGCAAGCTCAGCGATGCCACGGCCGAGTTCCAGCTCTGGGGCCTGGCGGGCGCGCCGGCCAGCGCCTGGCTGGGCGCGGTGGCGCCGGCCCAGACCTGGGACCTGGCAGCTTTCAACGAGGGTCAGGTCTTGCGGCTGCCGAATGTGGCCGGTCAGGCGGCCGGCCAGGCGCGCTATCTGCTGGCCCTGCCCGCCACGGCACCGGCGCCCGCGCTGCCGGCGCTGAGCGCCGCCGACTGGCAGTGGCTGGACGTGCAAAGCGGGCTGGCCTGGGTGCAGGCCGCCACGGTGGAGCAATTCGTGCCGCAGATGCTGAACCTCGAACTGCTGGGCGGGGTGAACTTCCAGAAGGGCTGCTACCCCGGCCAGGAGGTGGTGGCACGCAGCCAGTACCGCGGCACCCTGAAGCGCCGCACCTTTCTGTTCGAAACCGCCGCCCCGGCGCAGGTCGGCCAGGAAATCTTCCACAGCGAAGATCCGGGCCAGCCCGCGGGCCTGGTGGCGGCGGTGGCCGAGCGCGACGGCCGCGCCCTGCTGCTGGCCGAAACCAAGATCGCGGCCTTGGAGGGCGGCAGCCTGCACCTGGGCGCCGCCGACGGAGCGCTGCTCGAGGTGCGCCCCCTGCCCTACGAGCTGCGCGAGCCCGCGTAA
- a CDS encoding ankyrin repeat domain-containing protein gives MGAIRLRVWVGLWLGLLLAMPALLHAQAAGAQAGDPLTEQWLAAAQRDNAGLIMTLMLRGTDPNLRNAERQTALHLALRNEADKTVQTLLKHPGLDVNAINQAGETPLMLAALKARLDWMKALVARGALVNEPGWTALHYACSGPDRGAVRWLLEQGAEIDARSPNGSTPLMMAAGYGESSSVEVLLKAGADAGLRNEQGMDAADFARRAGRDRVAEQIALARKR, from the coding sequence ATGGGCGCAATACGCCTGCGCGTCTGGGTGGGGCTGTGGCTGGGCCTGCTGCTGGCCATGCCCGCCCTGCTGCATGCGCAGGCAGCTGGCGCCCAGGCCGGCGATCCATTGACCGAGCAGTGGCTGGCGGCCGCGCAGCGCGACAACGCCGGCCTCATCATGACCCTGATGTTGCGCGGCACCGACCCCAATCTGCGCAATGCCGAGCGCCAGACCGCGCTGCATCTGGCGCTGCGCAACGAAGCCGACAAGACCGTCCAGACCCTGCTCAAGCATCCCGGCCTGGACGTCAACGCCATCAACCAGGCAGGCGAGACGCCGCTCATGCTGGCGGCCCTGAAGGCGCGGCTGGACTGGATGAAGGCCCTGGTGGCGCGCGGCGCGCTCGTCAACGAACCCGGCTGGACCGCCCTGCATTACGCCTGCAGCGGCCCCGATCGCGGCGCGGTGCGCTGGTTGCTGGAGCAGGGCGCCGAGATCGACGCGCGCTCGCCCAATGGCAGCACGCCACTGATGATGGCGGCCGGCTACGGCGAGAGCAGCAGCGTCGAGGTGCTGCTGAAGGCCGGTGCCGATGCCGGCCTGCGCAACGAGCAGGGCATGGACGCGGCGGACTTCGCACGCCGCGCCGGACGCGATCGGGTGGCCGAGCAAATTGCCCTGGCGCGCAAACGTTGA
- a CDS encoding DUF4936 family protein: MYYRLVAERAPEAWHAFLAARGDEPVRLLQRQDSDGARLTWMEIYGPSLHDGPGLEQKIAAAMAPFIDGDRHAEIFSALQGDH; the protein is encoded by the coding sequence GTGTACTACCGGCTAGTGGCTGAACGCGCGCCGGAGGCATGGCACGCTTTCCTGGCCGCGCGCGGTGACGAACCCGTTCGGCTGCTCCAGCGACAAGACAGCGACGGGGCGCGATTGACCTGGATGGAGATCTACGGCCCATCCTTGCACGACGGGCCTGGCCTCGAGCAGAAAATTGCCGCGGCCATGGCGCCTTTCATCGACGGCGACAGGCATGCCGAAATATTCTCGGCGCTACAAGGGGATCACTGA
- a CDS encoding helix-turn-helix domain-containing protein — protein MLNRLPSDPGSFRELLSDLGLSLLTRRIARVLDVSERTVWRWLSTVGPQTARLSLWRLSRQGQSANEPGCGNRSSK, from the coding sequence ATGTTGAATCGCCTTCCGAGCGATCCCGGCAGCTTCAGGGAGTTGCTATCAGACCTAGGTCTTTCTCTTCTGACACGGCGCATAGCTCGGGTGCTGGACGTGTCGGAGCGCACTGTTTGGCGATGGCTGAGCACTGTAGGCCCCCAAACAGCCCGGCTTTCGCTGTGGCGGCTGTCGCGTCAAGGCCAGTCCGCGAACGAACCCGGTTGCGGGAACCGGTCGTCAAAGTAG
- the tmk gene encoding dTMP kinase, whose product MSFYPRFISIEGIDGAGKSTHIAALTERLAAGGAKVLNTREPGGTELAERLRELVLHSGMDGLTEALLVFAGRRDHLQRVIEPALAAGQTVLCDRFTDATFAYQGAGRGMDLQVLATLEQWVQQGPRGLLRQPDLTIWFDLPPATAAQRRAAAREADRFEQQDLDFFERVRAGYAARAAAAPARFARIDASGTVDEVAAQLRAVMEARGC is encoded by the coding sequence GTGAGCTTTTATCCCCGTTTCATCAGCATTGAAGGCATCGACGGTGCCGGCAAGTCGACCCATATCGCCGCCCTGACCGAACGCCTGGCCGCCGGCGGGGCCAAGGTCTTGAACACCCGCGAACCCGGCGGCACCGAGCTGGCCGAGCGCCTGCGCGAGTTGGTGCTGCACAGCGGCATGGACGGCCTGACCGAGGCGTTGCTGGTGTTTGCCGGCCGGCGCGACCATTTGCAGCGCGTCATCGAGCCGGCCCTGGCGGCCGGCCAGACAGTGCTGTGCGACCGCTTCACCGACGCCACCTTCGCCTACCAGGGCGCCGGCCGCGGCATGGACCTGCAGGTGCTGGCGACGCTGGAGCAATGGGTGCAGCAGGGTCCCCGGGGTCTTCTTCGTCAACCCGATCTGACGATCTGGTTCGACCTGCCGCCCGCCACCGCCGCGCAGCGCCGCGCCGCGGCGCGCGAGGCCGATCGTTTCGAGCAGCAGGACCTGGACTTCTTCGAGCGCGTGCGCGCCGGCTACGCGGCACGCGCCGCAGCCGCGCCGGCGCGCTTTGCCCGCATCGACGCCAGCGGCACGGTCGACGAGGTCGCGGCGCAATTGCGTGCCGTGATGGAGGCGCGGGGATGCTAG
- the holB gene encoding DNA polymerase III subunit delta' produces the protein MLGPDGKLPLPWLEAPLAQALANARSHALLVQGPAGVGQFDMALLLAQSWLCEAPAAGKLACGRCAACHLFLAHAHPDFMVLLPEALRESLGYGADDEEGGAEAKTGKASKAKPSREIKIDAVRQMLGFAQVTAARGRAKVVVVYPAEALNTVAANALLKTLEEPAGMLRFALASSAPEALLPTIRSRCQPVPLGLPPQELAQAWLAEQGVEAAEVLLAATGGRPQEALAWYADGVRAQAWLELPRRVARGESAALSDWPVPRAIAALQRLTHDLLRGSHGAPPSYFPPTALPKPRGAAGLHAWGRALQDAARHAEHPLNAGLLMESLVAQGQRAMRVAA, from the coding sequence ATGCTAGGCCCCGACGGCAAGCTGCCGCTGCCCTGGCTGGAGGCGCCGCTGGCGCAGGCGCTGGCGAACGCGCGCTCGCATGCGCTGCTGGTGCAGGGCCCGGCCGGCGTGGGCCAGTTCGACATGGCCCTGCTGCTGGCCCAGTCCTGGTTGTGCGAGGCGCCGGCCGCCGGCAAGCTGGCCTGTGGCCGCTGCGCCGCCTGCCACCTGTTCCTGGCCCATGCCCATCCGGACTTCATGGTGCTGCTGCCCGAGGCCTTGCGCGAGAGCCTGGGCTACGGCGCCGATGACGAGGAGGGCGGTGCCGAGGCCAAGACCGGCAAGGCCAGCAAGGCCAAGCCCAGCCGCGAGATCAAGATCGATGCGGTGCGCCAGATGCTGGGTTTCGCCCAGGTCACGGCGGCGCGCGGGCGCGCCAAGGTGGTGGTGGTCTATCCCGCCGAGGCGCTCAACACCGTGGCGGCGAACGCCTTGCTGAAGACCCTGGAAGAGCCGGCCGGCATGCTGCGTTTCGCGCTTGCCAGCAGTGCCCCCGAGGCCTTGCTGCCCACCATACGCAGCCGCTGCCAGCCGGTGCCACTGGGTCTGCCGCCGCAGGAACTGGCGCAGGCCTGGCTGGCCGAGCAGGGCGTGGAGGCGGCCGAGGTGCTGCTGGCCGCCACCGGCGGCCGCCCGCAGGAGGCGCTGGCCTGGTATGCCGACGGCGTGCGCGCCCAGGCCTGGCTGGAGCTGCCGCGCCGCGTGGCGCGCGGCGAAAGCGCGGCGCTGAGCGACTGGCCGGTGCCGCGCGCCATCGCCGCGCTGCAGCGCCTCACCCACGACCTGCTGCGCGGCAGCCATGGCGCGCCGCCCAGCTATTTCCCGCCCACGGCCCTGCCCAAGCCGCGCGGCGCGGCCGGCCTGCATGCCTGGGGCCGGGCCTTGCAGGACGCGGCGCGGCATGCCGAGCACCCGCTCAACGCCGGGCTGCTGATGGAATCGCTGGTGGCACAGGGGCAGCGCGCGATGCGCGTGGCGGCCTGA
- the mltG gene encoding endolytic transglycosylase MltG yields the protein MKTLGKALLTLSLMALLALGAAAAGAWWWLQRPMTLAAPSVELSIEAGSSPREVAQAWVAAGVQEDARVLYQWFRWSGQAKQIRAGSYEIHQGATPRELLAKMVRGDEVLEQVRLIEGWTFRQWRAALAAAPALKHQTAELGEADIMAALGAPGQHPEGRFFPDTYAYSRGVSDLTVLRRAYRTMGRKLDAAWAGRAEKLPLKSPDEALILASIVEKETGAAADRSLVAAVFVNRLRLGMPLQTDPSVIYGLGAAFDGNLRKRDLLADTPYNSYTRGGLPPTPIAMPGAASLAAALHPAPSRALYFVARGDGSSEFSDDLAAHNRAVNKYQRGK from the coding sequence ATGAAGACATTGGGCAAGGCCCTGCTGACCCTTTCCTTGATGGCGCTGCTGGCCCTGGGCGCGGCTGCGGCCGGCGCCTGGTGGTGGCTGCAGCGGCCGATGACGCTGGCGGCGCCCTCGGTCGAGCTCTCGATCGAGGCCGGCAGCTCGCCGCGCGAGGTGGCCCAGGCCTGGGTGGCGGCCGGGGTGCAGGAGGATGCGCGAGTGCTGTACCAATGGTTCCGCTGGTCGGGCCAGGCCAAGCAGATACGCGCCGGCAGCTACGAGATCCACCAGGGCGCCACGCCGCGCGAACTGCTCGCCAAGATGGTGCGCGGCGACGAGGTGCTCGAGCAGGTGCGCCTCATCGAGGGCTGGACCTTCCGCCAATGGCGCGCCGCGCTGGCCGCCGCGCCGGCGCTCAAGCACCAGACCGCCGAACTCGGCGAGGCCGACATCATGGCCGCCCTGGGGGCGCCGGGCCAGCACCCGGAAGGGCGCTTCTTTCCCGACACCTATGCCTACAGCCGCGGCGTCAGCGACCTCACCGTGCTCAGGCGCGCCTACCGCACGATGGGCCGGAAGCTGGACGCGGCCTGGGCCGGCCGGGCCGAGAAGCTGCCGCTCAAGTCGCCCGACGAGGCGCTGATCCTGGCCTCCATCGTCGAGAAGGAGACCGGCGCCGCGGCCGACCGCAGCCTGGTGGCTGCCGTGTTCGTGAACCGCCTGCGCCTCGGCATGCCCTTGCAGACCGACCCCAGCGTGATCTATGGCCTGGGTGCGGCCTTCGACGGCAATCTGCGCAAGCGCGACCTGCTGGCCGACACGCCCTACAACAGCTACACCCGCGGCGGCCTGCCGCCCACCCCCATCGCCATGCCGGGCGCCGCCTCGCTGGCCGCGGCCCTGCACCCGGCGCCCTCGCGCGCGCTCTATTTCGTGGCGCGCGGCGATGGCAGCAGCGAATTCAGCGATGACCTGGCCGCGCATAATCGCGCCGTCAACAAATACCAGCGCGGCAAGTGA
- a CDS encoding TIR domain-containing protein, with product MRDPQFFLDDFAAYAKKSGVPLSPDASALLFKVETEAAAANSWIHTGLYLANLIDEIADFKRVLLKHGLDPHQASDRARRVALDTGGDKYQDTSDDLYSSDDGSGTRSLIGGAAVTRARSQGKTSLSLLDLLSAVFDVHDAYSGPLSNAEWTDEGLHVPFNTLSHILGRRYPELWLPFDTVRRDLGLLTPEAMRREPIEGAPSHVRNGLLSFFADNPDYGKNCFLIMPFRESLQLQQVHETLRETLATFDLKLLRADDHVYSENLFTNIEVFMHGCRFGISVIERMQTEQHNANVALEVGYMLGLKKDVCLLKERTVPALPSDLQGRLYTEFDMFAVPQTVRASVGRWLRDRRILGGERDG from the coding sequence ATGCGCGACCCACAATTCTTTCTCGATGACTTCGCGGCCTATGCTAAGAAGTCTGGTGTACCTCTGTCACCTGACGCCTCGGCTCTGTTGTTCAAGGTGGAAACGGAAGCTGCTGCAGCCAACTCCTGGATTCACACCGGTTTGTACCTCGCAAACCTGATCGACGAGATTGCCGATTTCAAGCGCGTTCTGCTGAAGCACGGGCTAGATCCACATCAGGCTAGTGATCGCGCGCGAAGAGTGGCCTTGGATACTGGCGGCGACAAGTACCAGGACACATCGGACGACCTGTACAGCTCTGATGACGGCAGTGGCACCCGATCACTCATTGGCGGCGCTGCGGTCACCCGTGCGCGCTCTCAGGGAAAGACCTCGCTGTCACTCCTGGATCTTCTCTCGGCGGTCTTTGACGTACACGACGCGTACAGCGGCCCCCTCAGCAATGCTGAATGGACCGACGAGGGGCTACACGTCCCTTTCAACACGTTGTCGCACATCCTTGGGCGGCGCTATCCAGAGCTTTGGCTGCCTTTCGACACAGTACGACGTGACCTTGGGCTTCTCACACCAGAAGCGATGCGTCGGGAGCCGATCGAGGGTGCTCCATCCCACGTTCGCAATGGATTGTTGTCATTCTTTGCCGATAACCCTGACTACGGCAAGAACTGCTTCCTAATCATGCCGTTCCGGGAGTCCCTTCAACTCCAGCAAGTTCACGAGACCCTTCGTGAGACCCTGGCAACATTCGATCTGAAGCTCCTCAGGGCGGACGATCACGTTTACTCGGAAAACCTCTTCACTAACATAGAAGTCTTCATGCATGGCTGCCGATTCGGTATCTCTGTTATTGAGCGCATGCAAACCGAACAGCACAACGCTAATGTCGCACTTGAAGTGGGGTACATGCTCGGGCTAAAGAAGGACGTTTGCCTTCTCAAGGAGAGAACCGTTCCCGCGCTCCCGTCTGATTTGCAAGGCAGGTTGTACACAGAGTTCGACATGTTCGCTGTGCCGCAGACAGTTCGCGCGAGTGTGGGGAGGTGGCTAAGGGATCGACGCATTCTTGGTGGCGAGCGTGACGGTTAA
- a CDS encoding glycine zipper 2TM domain-containing protein codes for MINRYRTQISLCSLILLLGLSACAGMSHRDRNVAVGAGVGAVGGAVLTGGSTVGTVGGAVIGGVIANELEKDKKR; via the coding sequence ATGATCAATCGCTACCGTACTCAGATCAGCCTGTGCTCACTGATTCTCCTGCTTGGCCTGAGCGCCTGCGCGGGCATGTCGCACCGCGATCGCAATGTGGCCGTGGGGGCTGGCGTTGGCGCCGTGGGCGGCGCGGTGTTGACTGGCGGCAGCACAGTGGGCACCGTGGGCGGTGCCGTCATCGGCGGTGTGATTGCCAATGAACTGGAGAAGGACAAGAAGCGTTGA
- a CDS encoding rolling circle replication-associated protein: MSLQAEAVRHAELNLHDVNMLGRGAERHAEAWALSARELEDDHWHQYGYATPVGRHSASAEGAGLVSVPTTEKRAGFKVSAALSEAITRGERAELRAKVCAFEAEAIRRRLAKLRMNVGFAARGHAVAEKGHRSDECLMLTLTYAGSNDDWKPNHIKGFLQNVRKWMQRRGYLCRYVWVAELQKRGVIHYHVALWVPRGVHIPRPDACGWWPHGMTRTERARAAVPYLLKYLSKDTSKTFGSFPDGSRIYGIGGLDHSIRRARRWLGLPSFVQANSAISDDWKRCEGGGWLSPSGEHFESEFRRVSVGGAYALQRVLTHPRSIEAAGPFSWVN; this comes from the coding sequence GTGAGCCTGCAAGCTGAAGCCGTTCGCCACGCCGAACTGAACTTGCACGACGTCAACATGTTGGGGCGTGGTGCTGAGCGTCACGCCGAAGCCTGGGCGCTTTCGGCTCGTGAGCTTGAGGACGATCACTGGCACCAATACGGCTACGCAACGCCGGTTGGTCGCCACTCGGCCAGCGCCGAAGGCGCGGGGCTTGTCTCAGTTCCAACAACGGAGAAGCGGGCCGGTTTTAAGGTTTCGGCGGCTCTCTCCGAAGCGATCACACGCGGCGAGCGTGCAGAGCTGCGCGCGAAGGTCTGTGCCTTCGAGGCGGAAGCGATACGGCGGCGGCTCGCGAAGCTGCGCATGAATGTGGGCTTCGCTGCTCGTGGTCATGCGGTGGCAGAGAAGGGCCATCGTTCGGACGAGTGCTTGATGCTGACGCTCACCTATGCCGGCAGCAATGACGACTGGAAGCCGAACCACATCAAGGGCTTCTTGCAGAACGTTCGCAAGTGGATGCAGCGGCGCGGGTATCTGTGCCGTTATGTGTGGGTGGCCGAGCTGCAAAAGCGCGGCGTCATCCATTACCACGTCGCCCTGTGGGTGCCTCGTGGTGTTCATATTCCCCGTCCTGATGCCTGCGGCTGGTGGCCGCACGGCATGACCCGCACAGAGCGGGCGAGGGCGGCGGTCCCCTATCTGCTCAAGTACCTCAGCAAGGACACGAGCAAAACCTTTGGGAGCTTTCCCGATGGCTCACGCATCTACGGTATTGGCGGCCTGGACCACTCTATTCGGCGCGCTCGCCGGTGGCTTGGTCTGCCTAGTTTTGTGCAGGCGAATTCTGCAATCTCCGATGACTGGAAGCGATGCGAGGGCGGCGGCTGGCTTAGCCCTAGCGGTGAGCACTTTGAATCGGAGTTCCGGCGCGTCTCGGTTGGTGGTGCTTACGCACTCCAGCGCGTCCTTACTCACCCGCGAAGCATTGAGGCGGCAGGGCCGTTTTCCTGGGTGAACTGA
- a CDS encoding PilZ domain-containing protein translates to MSEIPTKPQAAALAAVPAGGGARPSVVQLVFKEKGALYAAYIPIFTDGGIFVPTTRDYKLGEDIYLLMMLPEDPQRYPVAGKIAWITPANASAGRTQGVGVRFPGDEKTRLIKLKIEEMLGTSISSAKATQTI, encoded by the coding sequence ATGAGTGAAATTCCAACCAAGCCCCAGGCCGCTGCCCTGGCAGCCGTGCCGGCTGGCGGGGGTGCGCGCCCGAGCGTGGTGCAGTTGGTCTTCAAGGAAAAGGGCGCGCTCTATGCCGCCTACATTCCCATCTTCACCGACGGCGGCATCTTCGTGCCGACCACGCGCGACTACAAGCTGGGCGAGGACATCTATCTGCTGATGATGCTGCCCGAGGACCCGCAGCGTTACCCGGTGGCCGGCAAGATTGCCTGGATCACCCCGGCGAATGCCTCGGCCGGCCGCACCCAGGGCGTGGGCGTGCGCTTTCCGGGCGACGAGAAAACCCGCCTCATCAAGCTGAAGATCGAAGAGATGCTGGGCACCTCGATTTCCTCGGCCAAGGCGACGCAGACCATCTGA
- a CDS encoding DUF1488 family protein, whose protein sequence is MSHDAYFHPDSEAVRFWVSHGDALVGASVSRRALHYRFRPEAVDDDPLETYQRFAALINVAVLRRVAEGALEPVMLREFDLRVQDAP, encoded by the coding sequence TTGTCACACGACGCCTACTTTCATCCCGATTCGGAGGCCGTGCGCTTCTGGGTCTCTCATGGGGATGCGCTGGTGGGGGCCAGCGTCAGCCGGCGCGCCCTGCATTACCGGTTTCGCCCCGAGGCCGTCGACGACGATCCGCTGGAGACCTATCAGCGCTTCGCGGCATTGATCAATGTCGCGGTGTTGCGCCGCGTCGCCGAGGGTGCGCTCGAGCCGGTGATGTTGCGCGAGTTCGACTTGCGCGTGCAGGACGCGCCCTAG